In the genome of Candidatus Hydrogenedentota bacterium, one region contains:
- the accB gene encoding acetyl-CoA carboxylase biotin carboxyl carrier protein — MDFDELEKLIRVFDAANLTELEVEEDGRRIRLARGSVAPVVHAAPHEGVAPADKAARPGPVLPEEVLAEEGLVTIDSPMVGTFYNAPAPGEPPFALPGDTVEPDQVVCIVEAMKILNEVTAKFPAIIEKILVENGDPVEYGQPLFAVRPLA; from the coding sequence GTGGATTTTGACGAACTGGAAAAGCTCATCCGCGTATTCGACGCGGCGAACTTGACGGAGCTTGAGGTGGAGGAGGACGGGCGCCGCATCCGGCTCGCGCGCGGCAGCGTTGCGCCGGTGGTTCATGCCGCGCCCCATGAGGGCGTGGCGCCCGCGGACAAGGCGGCCCGGCCCGGCCCGGTTCTTCCTGAGGAGGTGCTGGCCGAAGAGGGCCTCGTTACGATTGATTCGCCGATGGTGGGCACGTTCTATAATGCGCCCGCGCCAGGCGAACCGCCCTTCGCGCTGCCCGGCGACACGGTCGAGCCGGACCAAGTCGTGTGTATTGTCGAGGCCATGAAAATCCTGAATGAAGTCACCGCGAAATTCCCTGCCATTATCGAGAAAATCCTGGTCGAAAACGGTGATCCCGTCGAATACGGACAACCCTTGTTTGCCGTGCGGCCGTTAGCCTGA
- a CDS encoding aminodeoxychorismate/anthranilate synthase component II — protein MIVLIDNYDSFTYNLVQYFGEIEKDIRVFRNDKIDVAGVRALNPDHIVISPGPCTPNEAGVSVPVIRELGAEFPVLGVCLGHQSIGAAYGGDVVRAGRIMHGKVSSIRHNGNVFFKGVPSPFIATRYHSLIIKRETCPACLEITAETEDQGEIMAVAHREHPVWGVQFHPESILTENGKQMIRNFLSMRKPDAPART, from the coding sequence ATGATCGTGCTCATCGACAACTACGATTCGTTTACCTACAACCTCGTTCAGTACTTCGGCGAAATAGAAAAAGACATCCGCGTATTTCGCAACGACAAGATCGACGTGGCGGGCGTGCGCGCGCTGAATCCGGACCACATTGTCATTTCGCCCGGCCCCTGCACGCCGAACGAGGCCGGGGTGTCCGTCCCGGTCATCAGGGAATTGGGCGCGGAATTCCCGGTGCTCGGCGTGTGCCTCGGCCACCAGAGCATCGGCGCGGCGTACGGCGGCGACGTCGTGCGCGCGGGCCGCATCATGCACGGCAAGGTCAGCTCCATACGGCATAACGGCAACGTGTTCTTCAAGGGCGTGCCCTCGCCGTTCATTGCCACGCGCTACCATTCGCTCATCATCAAGCGCGAGACCTGTCCGGCCTGCCTCGAAATTACCGCCGAGACCGAGGACCAAGGCGAGATCATGGCCGTGGCGCACAGGGAGCATCCCGTCTGGGGCGTTCAGTTTCACCCGGAAAGCATTCTGACCGAAAACGGCAAGCAGATGATCCGGAATTTCCTGAGCATGCGGAAGCCGGATGCGCCGGCGCGCACGTAA
- a CDS encoding Asp23/Gls24 family envelope stress response protein → MRILLKRIRTRLTKLDGVARLGGARRWWLLGRRVPGVRVRPAREGRLHFDVRLITEPGANVLALAGRVQDVVVETVGDRPESVVETVDVCIQPKG, encoded by the coding sequence ATGCGTATACTGTTGAAACGTATTCGGACCCGGTTGACGAAGCTGGACGGCGTGGCCCGGCTCGGCGGCGCACGGCGCTGGTGGCTGCTCGGGCGGCGCGTTCCCGGCGTGCGTGTCCGGCCGGCCCGGGAAGGCCGGCTGCATTTTGACGTGCGGCTCATCACGGAACCGGGCGCGAACGTGCTGGCGCTGGCGGGGCGCGTGCAAGACGTGGTGGTGGAAACTGTCGGGGACCGGCCCGAAAGCGTGGTGGAGACCGTCGACGTATGCATCCAACCCAAGGGATGA
- a CDS encoding aminopeptidase P family protein yields MRDRCEAVRKRLAEEHYEAFFSLSPPANQYLTGFMGTTSAVIITAREALFLCDFRYVEQAGAQVRDYEVHEVAGTLETRVGERLKALGVASAAFDGTVLSVWQADMVGKAFDGALCSEPGLLSRLRRVKSPEEVTLIRAAAELTDEVVLEVADALQEGVTERELAARIEFAFKERGAQGPSFDTIALFGARSSLPHGMPCEKRLEKGDIVLIDCGCRCVGYCSDLTRTYAYGTMPDAWFEEIYSVTLTAQEAALAALRPGVPCREADAIARNLIGEAGYGAHFGHGLGHGVGIEVHESPRLNAESDVTLEEGMVITVEPGIYLPGRGGVRIEDLVVITGEGCDILSRTPKRLEVLNG; encoded by the coding sequence ATGAGAGACCGGTGCGAAGCGGTTCGGAAACGGCTTGCGGAGGAGCATTACGAGGCGTTTTTCAGCCTGTCGCCCCCAGCGAACCAGTATCTGACCGGGTTCATGGGCACGACCTCGGCGGTGATTATCACGGCGCGGGAAGCGCTGTTCCTTTGTGATTTCCGGTACGTGGAGCAGGCGGGCGCGCAAGTACGGGATTATGAGGTGCATGAGGTGGCGGGCACGCTGGAAACCCGCGTGGGGGAACGGCTTAAGGCGCTCGGGGTCGCCAGCGCGGCGTTTGACGGCACGGTGCTTTCGGTCTGGCAGGCGGACATGGTCGGCAAGGCGTTTGACGGCGCGTTATGCTCGGAGCCGGGTCTGTTGTCGCGGTTGCGGCGGGTCAAGAGCCCGGAGGAGGTGACTCTCATCCGCGCGGCGGCGGAGCTGACGGACGAGGTGGTTCTGGAAGTGGCGGATGCTCTTCAGGAAGGGGTCACGGAGCGGGAATTGGCGGCGCGCATCGAGTTTGCGTTCAAGGAACGGGGCGCGCAGGGGCCGTCGTTCGACACGATCGCGCTGTTTGGCGCGCGCAGTTCGCTGCCGCATGGAATGCCGTGCGAAAAGCGTCTGGAGAAGGGGGATATCGTGCTGATCGACTGCGGGTGCCGATGCGTGGGCTACTGCTCGGATTTGACACGCACCTATGCATACGGTACGATGCCGGATGCGTGGTTTGAGGAGATATACAGCGTCACGCTGACCGCGCAAGAGGCGGCGCTGGCAGCACTTCGTCCGGGCGTGCCCTGCCGTGAGGCGGATGCCATTGCCCGGAATCTTATTGGTGAGGCGGGGTATGGGGCGCACTTCGGGCACGGCCTCGGGCATGGCGTGGGCATCGAGGTGCACGAGTCCCCGCGCCTGAACGCGGAGTCCGATGTGACGCTGGAAGAAGGGATGGTCATCACGGTGGAGCCGGGCATCTATCTGCCGGGCCGGGGCGGGGTTCGCATCGAGGACCTGGTGGTCATCACGGGCGAGGGCTGTGATATTCTAAGCCGAACGCCGAAGCGGCTAGAGGTGTTGAACGGATGA
- the efp gene encoding elongation factor P, which yields MISTADFRNGLTIELDGDLLEIVEFQHVKPGKGGAFVRTRFRNVRTGRVIEKTFRSGEKFEEAEIEKQTWHYLYNDGDLFHFMNSESFEQMEVNAGTVGDVSRWLKENTDVTLSFHNGRVLHVEPPTFIELVIVRTDPGVQGDRAAGGTKPATLETGAVIQVPLFLNEGAVVRVDTRTGAYIERVA from the coding sequence ATGATATCGACGGCGGATTTCAGGAACGGGTTGACCATTGAACTGGACGGCGATCTGCTGGAAATAGTTGAATTCCAGCACGTCAAGCCGGGCAAGGGGGGTGCGTTCGTGCGGACGCGGTTCCGGAACGTGCGCACGGGCCGGGTCATCGAGAAGACGTTCCGCTCGGGCGAGAAATTCGAAGAGGCGGAAATCGAGAAACAAACCTGGCATTACTTGTACAATGACGGCGACTTGTTCCATTTCATGAACAGCGAGAGTTTCGAGCAGATGGAGGTGAACGCGGGGACGGTGGGAGACGTCAGCCGCTGGTTGAAGGAAAACACCGACGTAACGTTGAGTTTTCACAATGGGCGCGTGCTCCATGTGGAGCCGCCCACATTCATTGAACTGGTCATCGTCCGAACGGACCCGGGCGTCCAGGGCGATCGTGCCGCAGGCGGCACGAAACCGGCCACGCTCGAGACGGGCGCGGTCATTCAGGTTCCGCTGTTCCTTAATGAAGGCGCAGTGGTGCGTGTGGACACCCGGACGGGCGCGTATATTGAGCGCGTCGCCTGA
- the hisI gene encoding phosphoribosyl-AMP cyclohydrolase: MKLDDLLKFDDKGLICAVIQHFESGQVLMVGYMNRESLGITLRERKACFWSRSRQKLWLKGETSGHVLQVKEIRIDCDGDALLVKCDPIGPTCHTNETSCFYRRVENDGTLTLDGDGVAGE; this comes from the coding sequence GTGAAATTGGATGATCTGCTTAAATTCGATGACAAAGGCCTTATCTGCGCCGTGATCCAGCATTTTGAATCCGGCCAAGTGCTCATGGTCGGCTATATGAACCGGGAATCGCTCGGCATCACGCTGCGCGAGCGCAAGGCCTGTTTCTGGTCGCGTTCGCGGCAGAAATTGTGGCTCAAGGGCGAGACTTCCGGCCACGTGTTGCAGGTAAAGGAAATCCGGATCGATTGCGACGGCGACGCGCTCCTCGTGAAGTGCGACCCCATCGGTCCGACGTGCCACACGAACGAAACGAGCTGTTTCTACCGGCGCGTGGAAAACGACGGGACGCTCACCCTCGACGGGGACGGCGTCGCCGGGGAGTAA
- the hisF gene encoding imidazole glycerol phosphate synthase subunit HisF, with amino-acid sequence MLTKRIIPCLDVADGRVVKGVNFLGLRDAGDPVEIARRYDEEQADELVFLDIRASTDNRETMLDVVRRTAEQAFMPLCVGGGIRTVEDIRRLLNAGADKVSVNTPAIENPDFITQAASRFGAQCIVVAIDAKRTENGAYIVKSHGGRDGGRPTPLEPVAWAVEAEKRGAGEILLTCMDADGTKAGYDIPLTRAVAEAVSIPVIASGGAGNLEHLREALVEGKADAALAASIFHYGEYSVRQAKEYLAIHGVPVRL; translated from the coding sequence ATGCTGACCAAACGCATCATCCCGTGCCTGGACGTGGCCGATGGCCGCGTCGTGAAGGGCGTGAACTTTCTCGGGCTGCGCGACGCGGGCGACCCGGTCGAAATCGCCCGGCGCTACGACGAGGAACAGGCCGACGAACTGGTGTTTCTCGATATCCGCGCCTCCACCGACAACCGGGAAACCATGCTCGATGTGGTGCGACGCACCGCCGAGCAGGCATTCATGCCGTTGTGCGTCGGCGGCGGCATCCGCACTGTCGAAGACATCCGCCGGTTGCTGAATGCGGGCGCGGACAAAGTCTCGGTTAACACGCCCGCCATAGAGAACCCCGATTTCATCACCCAGGCCGCGTCCCGTTTCGGGGCACAGTGTATTGTGGTCGCCATCGACGCGAAAAGGACGGAAAACGGCGCCTACATCGTGAAAAGCCATGGCGGCCGCGACGGCGGCCGGCCCACGCCTCTCGAACCGGTCGCGTGGGCAGTCGAGGCCGAAAAACGCGGCGCAGGCGAAATCCTGCTGACCTGCATGGACGCGGACGGCACCAAGGCTGGCTACGACATTCCCCTGACGCGCGCGGTGGCCGAGGCGGTCAGCATTCCCGTCATCGCCAGCGGCGGCGCGGGCAATCTGGAACACCTGCGCGAGGCGCTCGTCGAGGGCAAGGCCGATGCCGCGCTCGCCGCCTCGATCTTCCACTACGGTGAATACAGCGTGCGCCAAGCGAAGGAATATCTCGCAATACACGGGGTGCCCGTGCGGCTGTAA
- a CDS encoding DUF1295 domain-containing protein produces the protein MTLRDEMEYLGGWLFRYRSYLPLAVVALFLPAMQGFHYPFGSHMLDEFWDFTCLTVSFLGLGIRAHVVGHKPAGTSGRNTKDQVAAALNTTGLYSVVRHPLYLGNFLMWLGVALFPRVWWFSLLITLAFSLYYERIMLAEEAHLRARFGVQFEEWARRTPAVIPSFRLWRAPDLPFSFRTLLRREQSTFLAIIVVFGALEISGDFLVSGRFQVDPIWGVILAASAIVYLVVRVLKKWTRLLHVKGR, from the coding sequence ATGACCCTTCGCGATGAAATGGAGTATCTTGGCGGATGGCTTTTCCGGTATCGGAGTTATCTGCCGTTGGCGGTCGTTGCCCTGTTTCTGCCGGCCATGCAGGGTTTCCACTATCCTTTCGGCAGCCACATGCTGGACGAGTTCTGGGATTTCACGTGCCTTACCGTATCGTTTCTCGGCCTTGGCATCCGCGCGCATGTGGTGGGGCATAAGCCCGCTGGCACGTCGGGCCGCAACACGAAAGACCAGGTCGCCGCGGCTCTGAATACCACAGGCCTGTACTCCGTCGTGCGCCATCCGCTCTACCTCGGCAATTTCCTCATGTGGCTGGGCGTGGCCCTGTTCCCCCGGGTCTGGTGGTTCAGCCTGTTGATTACCTTGGCCTTCTCACTCTATTACGAGCGGATCATGCTGGCCGAAGAGGCGCATCTGCGCGCGCGATTTGGCGTTCAGTTTGAGGAGTGGGCGCGCCGCACGCCCGCCGTGATTCCTTCTTTCCGCCTGTGGCGGGCCCCCGACTTGCCCTTTTCCTTCCGGACGCTGCTGCGCCGGGAGCAGTCCACATTCCTGGCCATCATTGTTGTTTTCGGCGCGCTCGAAATCTCGGGCGACTTTCTCGTCTCAGGCCGGTTTCAAGTGGACCCCATCTGGGGCGTGATTCTGGCCGCCAGCGCGATTGTTTATCTGGTGGTGCGCGTGCTCAAGAAATGGACGCGCCTGTTGCACGTAAAGGGGCGCTGA
- the trpE gene encoding anthranilate synthase component I codes for MIRPDLETFKQLARPGALVPIYQEILGDLETPVTAYLKASRGQQYSFLLESVEKADQIGQYSFLGANPTVLFRSRGRDVSIIRRGVEERFASDNPLRELEKLMSGYSPVAMDGLPPFHGGAVGYMSYDQVRFFEKLPDKNPDALGLPDLYFMITDTLLVFNHVKNKIQIVSNVHVDGDAEAAYNEGVRKIHELEARLRGPLTVTTERVHSGEGAAIASNFSREAFCDAVRAAKEYICAGDIFQVVLSQRFARPVSASPANLYRALRCINPSPYMLLLQFPEAALVGSSPEVMTQVKGETCMVRPIAGTRPRGATPVEDAVLEKDLMADEKERAEHIMLVDLGRNDVGRVSEPGTVAPVASRFMAVERYSHVMHIVSEVAGRMKGGCTAFDALEATFPMGTVSGAPKIRAMEIIDELENVRRGPYSGGAGYISFGGDMDTCILIRTMVVKDGVAHLQAGAGIVYDSDPDREYEETVNKAKALFRAVEFAEKGLES; via the coding sequence ATGATTCGTCCGGACCTGGAGACGTTCAAACAATTGGCGCGCCCGGGCGCGCTTGTGCCCATTTATCAGGAGATTCTCGGCGACCTCGAGACGCCGGTCACGGCGTATCTCAAAGCGTCGCGGGGACAGCAGTATTCCTTCCTGCTTGAAAGCGTCGAGAAGGCGGACCAGATCGGCCAGTATTCGTTTCTGGGTGCGAACCCGACGGTCCTTTTCCGGAGCCGCGGCCGCGACGTGTCGATTATCCGGCGCGGCGTCGAGGAGCGGTTCGCATCGGATAATCCGCTGCGCGAACTTGAGAAGCTCATGTCGGGTTACAGTCCGGTGGCCATGGACGGCCTGCCGCCGTTTCACGGCGGGGCGGTGGGCTACATGAGCTACGACCAGGTGCGGTTTTTCGAGAAGCTGCCGGACAAGAACCCGGATGCGCTGGGCCTGCCGGACCTTTATTTCATGATTACGGACACGCTCCTCGTGTTCAACCACGTGAAGAACAAGATTCAGATCGTGTCGAACGTACATGTGGACGGCGACGCGGAGGCGGCCTACAACGAGGGCGTGCGCAAGATTCACGAACTCGAGGCGCGGCTGCGCGGACCGCTCACCGTGACCACCGAGCGCGTGCATTCCGGTGAAGGCGCGGCGATTGCGTCCAACTTTTCGCGCGAGGCTTTCTGCGACGCGGTGCGTGCGGCAAAGGAATACATCTGCGCGGGCGATATTTTCCAGGTCGTGCTTTCGCAGCGGTTCGCGCGCCCGGTGAGCGCGAGCCCCGCCAATCTCTATCGCGCGCTGCGGTGCATCAACCCGTCGCCGTACATGCTGCTCCTGCAATTTCCCGAGGCGGCTCTGGTTGGGTCCAGCCCCGAGGTCATGACCCAGGTGAAAGGCGAGACCTGCATGGTGCGGCCCATCGCGGGGACGCGCCCGCGCGGCGCCACGCCCGTTGAAGACGCCGTGCTCGAAAAAGACCTCATGGCTGACGAAAAGGAGCGCGCCGAGCACATCATGCTGGTCGACCTCGGGCGGAACGACGTGGGCCGCGTAAGCGAACCGGGCACCGTGGCGCCGGTCGCGAGCCGGTTCATGGCCGTCGAGCGGTATTCGCACGTGATGCACATCGTCAGCGAGGTGGCGGGCCGCATGAAAGGCGGCTGCACGGCCTTCGACGCGCTCGAAGCCACGTTCCCGATGGGCACCGTGAGCGGCGCGCCGAAAATCCGGGCCATGGAGATTATTGACGAACTCGAGAACGTGCGCCGCGGCCCCTATTCGGGCGGCGCGGGCTATATCAGTTTCGGCGGGGACATGGATACGTGCATCCTCATCCGGACGATGGTCGTCAAGGACGGCGTGGCGCATTTGCAGGCCGGCGCGGGCATCGTCTACGACAGCGACCCGGACCGCGAATACGAGGAGACGGTCAACAAGGCGAAAGCGCTGTTTCGGGCCGTCGAATTCGCAGAGAAAGGGCTCGAATCATGA
- the accC gene encoding acetyl-CoA carboxylase biotin carboxylase subunit encodes MLTRVLIANRGEIAVRIIRACREMGITSIAVYSEADRDSLHTHLANESVCIGPASAADSYLNIPSIISAAEVTDAHAIHPGYGFLSESAKFASICRECNIRFIGPSAKAITLSGDKSACRQVVCAAGTPILPGSDGTVDDPKRAFEIAKEVGYPLLVKAAAGGGGKGMRLARNDTDLKKALDLAATEAQAAFGNGGVYLEKYIEGARHVEFQVLADEYGKIIQLGERECTIQRRHQKLIEETPCSVLTTELRAEMGAAALRAARAVDYTNAGTVEFLLSPDGTFYFIELNARIQVEHPVTEAVTGIDLVREQIRIARGEPLGHDGVRPRGAAIEARVYAENPDMNFIPSPGKIRQCRLPGGPGIRVDTHIFAGYEVPRYYDALLAKVIAHGGDRNEAIARLSGALGEFETEGIDTTARFCARLIRSERFRRGDLGPDLVGEHLNGIR; translated from the coding sequence ATGCTTACGCGCGTACTCATAGCCAATCGCGGCGAAATCGCCGTCCGCATCATCCGCGCCTGCCGCGAGATGGGTATTACCTCGATCGCGGTGTACAGCGAGGCGGACCGCGACAGCCTGCACACGCATCTGGCGAACGAGTCCGTGTGCATTGGTCCCGCTTCCGCGGCGGACAGCTATCTCAACATCCCCAGTATCATCTCGGCGGCGGAAGTGACGGACGCGCACGCCATCCATCCCGGTTACGGGTTCCTGTCCGAAAGCGCCAAGTTCGCGAGCATCTGCCGTGAGTGCAATATCCGGTTCATTGGCCCGAGCGCGAAAGCCATCACGCTCAGCGGCGACAAGTCCGCCTGCCGCCAGGTGGTATGTGCGGCGGGCACGCCGATCCTGCCGGGCAGCGACGGTACGGTGGATGACCCGAAGCGGGCGTTTGAGATTGCGAAGGAGGTGGGGTATCCGCTCTTGGTGAAGGCGGCGGCGGGCGGCGGGGGCAAGGGGATGCGCCTGGCGCGCAACGACACGGACCTGAAGAAAGCGCTGGACCTGGCCGCGACCGAGGCGCAGGCGGCGTTCGGCAATGGCGGCGTCTATCTTGAGAAGTACATCGAGGGGGCGCGCCACGTCGAGTTCCAGGTGCTGGCCGACGAGTATGGCAAGATTATCCAGCTGGGCGAGCGGGAATGCACCATCCAGCGGCGGCATCAGAAGCTTATCGAGGAAACGCCGTGCAGCGTGCTTACGACTGAACTGCGGGCGGAGATGGGCGCTGCGGCGCTGCGCGCTGCGCGGGCGGTCGACTACACGAACGCGGGCACGGTCGAGTTCCTGCTCAGCCCGGACGGCACGTTCTATTTCATCGAGCTGAATGCGCGCATCCAGGTGGAGCACCCGGTTACGGAAGCAGTGACGGGCATCGACCTGGTGCGCGAACAGATCCGCATTGCCCGGGGCGAACCGCTCGGTCATGACGGGGTCAGGCCGCGGGGCGCGGCCATCGAGGCGCGCGTGTATGCGGAAAACCCAGACATGAACTTCATCCCGAGCCCGGGCAAGATCAGACAATGCCGGCTGCCCGGCGGCCCGGGCATCCGGGTGGATACGCACATCTTCGCGGGGTATGAGGTTCCGCGCTACTATGACGCGCTGCTGGCGAAGGTCATAGCCCACGGGGGCGATCGGAACGAGGCCATTGCGCGGCTGAGCGGCGCGCTTGGCGAATTCGAGACGGAAGGCATCGACACTACGGCCCGGTTCTGCGCGCGGCTCATCCGCAGCGAGCGGTTCCGGCGCGGCGACCTGGGGCCCGACCTCGTGGGCGAACACCTGAACGGAATCCGGTAG